From the Candidatus Omnitrophota bacterium genome, the window TTGATCAAAATGGAATTGGCCACGCGGCGGCGGATCCCTTCCTTCAAAAGTTGGACATTGGTCACGAAAATGTCGTCGCCGACGAGTTGCGTCTTTGGACCCAGACGCCGGGTCAACGCCTCCCATCCGTCCCAGTCATTTTCATCAAGCCCGTCTTCAATGGACACCACCGGATATTTGGCGACCATGCGGGCATAGGCCTCGATCATGTCGTTGGACGAGATCTGACTGCCGTTATAATCATATTTGCCGTTCTCATGGAACGACGAGGCCGCCGGATCCAGCGCGATAAAAACATCCTTGCCCGGCTTATACCCGGCTTTCTCAATGGCCTGGATGATGACGTCCAAGCCCTCCTCATTACTGCCGAGGTTGGGGGCGAAACCGCCTTCATCCCCGACGGATGTTGCCAAACCACGGTCATGCAAAATGCCTTTGAGCGTATGGAAAACCTCGCAGGCCGTCTGCATGGCCCTGGAAAACGTCGGCGCACCGATGGGCATGATCATGAATTCCTGCACATCCAGATTATTGTCCGCGTGCATCCCGCCGTTGATGATGTTCATCAAAGGCACGGGCAAAATGTTCGCCTTGGCCCCGCCGATATAACGGTATAAGGGAATGCCTTTTTCGTTAGCAGCAGCTTTAGCGACAGCTAACGACACGCCTAAGATCGCGTTGGCCCCTAACTTGCCCTTGTTCTCTGTACCGTCCAGACCGATGACTAATTTATCAATGGCTTTGAAATCCGAATCCTTGCCTTTAACGGCCCTGGCAATGACGGTATTGACATTGTTGACCGCCTTGAGGACCCCTTTGCCTTTATAACGGCTTTTATCGCCATCGCGCAATTCAATGGCCTCATGCTCGCCTGTGGACGCGCCCGAAGGCACCCCCGCGCGGCCCAAAACGCCGGACGACAGCACCACATCCACTTCCACCGTGGGGTTGCCGCGGGAATCAATGATCTCACGCGCTTTGACAGATCTGATCTTTGACATTTTTTCTCTGATGACTAAAAGTCCGTCCAAAATAACATAGTTTGCTTT encodes:
- the eno gene encoding phosphopyruvate hydratase → MSKIRSVKAREIIDSRGNPTVEVDVVLSSGVLGRAGVPSGASTGEHEAIELRDGDKSRYKGKGVLKAVNNVNTVIARAVKGKDSDFKAIDKLVIGLDGTENKGKLGANAILGVSLAVAKAAANEKGIPLYRYIGGAKANILPVPLMNIINGGMHADNNLDVQEFMIMPIGAPTFSRAMQTACEVFHTLKGILHDRGLATSVGDEGGFAPNLGSNEEGLDVIIQAIEKAGYKPGKDVFIALDPAASSFHENGKYDYNGSQISSNDMIEAYARMVAKYPVVSIEDGLDENDWDGWEALTRRLGPKTQLVGDDIFVTNVQLLKEGIRRRVANSILIKVNQIGSLSETLDTIHLAKKNKYTSIMSHRSGETEDTTIAHLAVATGVGQIKTGSLSRTDRLAKYNELLRIEEGLGKKAVYAGNFWGKIY